In Paracoccus aerodenitrificans, the following are encoded in one genomic region:
- a CDS encoding AbrB family transcriptional regulator codes for MTTARLILTTLLIGFGGGVLFTWLTIPLPWVLGSCAATAVAAQMKIPMKLPAPMRNAAIAIVGIMLGAGFDEEALSHLVSWIPSILFMLALSVAFFAIPFLVQRRWSTMDWSTAFLASVPGGLSVVTALAEDYGADTRRIAMAHTARIIVLLLMAPIMLGWVADYDLGTITQDMMGDIRWGSPADLAILAACAAGGYLLGKRFAMPSAGLLFPLLLSAGLHATGLVEAQVPLPFSIFAQLVIGANIGLRFAGYKPREIVHDTWLAASASLILAFLAFAAAWGYAHLTGQDVAPLLIAYYPGGAPELGVVALTLGINPALVAAHHVTRIMVIAAIMPVVLRQRSKDKGTTNS; via the coding sequence GTGACAACTGCCCGCCTGATTCTGACGACATTGCTGATCGGATTTGGCGGCGGTGTGTTATTTACATGGCTGACGATCCCTCTGCCCTGGGTGCTGGGAAGCTGCGCGGCGACCGCTGTGGCGGCACAGATGAAAATCCCCATGAAACTGCCCGCACCAATGCGCAACGCCGCCATTGCAATCGTCGGCATCATGCTTGGCGCGGGGTTCGACGAGGAAGCGCTGAGCCATCTGGTAAGCTGGATCCCGAGCATTCTGTTCATGCTGGCGCTGTCCGTCGCATTTTTCGCGATCCCCTTCCTTGTGCAGCGCCGGTGGTCGACGATGGACTGGTCGACGGCGTTTCTTGCCTCGGTTCCCGGCGGGTTGTCCGTGGTGACGGCTCTGGCCGAAGATTACGGAGCCGATACGCGACGCATCGCAATGGCGCATACGGCGCGGATCATCGTGCTGCTGCTGATGGCGCCGATCATGCTGGGATGGGTGGCGGATTACGATCTGGGCACGATCACCCAGGACATGATGGGAGATATTCGCTGGGGCAGCCCGGCGGATCTGGCGATCCTGGCGGCCTGTGCGGCGGGTGGCTATCTTCTGGGGAAACGTTTCGCAATGCCCTCGGCAGGGCTGCTGTTTCCGCTGCTGCTCTCGGCGGGGCTGCACGCCACGGGTCTGGTCGAGGCGCAGGTCCCGCTGCCTTTCTCGATCTTCGCGCAGCTTGTGATCGGCGCGAATATCGGTCTGCGCTTTGCCGGGTACAAGCCGCGTGAGATCGTGCACGATACCTGGCTGGCGGCATCGGCCTCGCTGATCCTGGCATTTCTGGCATTTGCAGCGGCATGGGGCTATGCACATCTGACCGGCCAGGATGTCGCGCCGCTGCTGATTGCTTATTATCCCGGAGGGGCGCCAGAGCTTGGTGTCGTCGCCCTGACACTGGGGATCAACCCGGCGCTTGTCGCGGCACATCACGTCACAAGAATTATGGTGATCGCGGCGATCATGCCGGTCGTTCTGCGGCAGCGCAGCAAGGACAAGGGGACAACAAACTCTTGA
- a CDS encoding 6,7-dimethyl-8-ribityllumazine synthase gives MTKSLKFAFIKAGWHAEIVDQALNGFRQRLDELGGQHDVEIFDVPGAFEMPLLAQKLAETGEYAAIAAAALVVDGGIYRHDFVAQAVVSGLMEAGLKTGVPVLSVSLTPHHFQPIAEHIGFFREHFIRKGREAADAAVGIVSAHEAIRPVTAPRSAA, from the coding sequence ATGACAAAATCCCTCAAATTTGCCTTCATCAAGGCCGGATGGCACGCAGAGATCGTCGATCAGGCGCTGAACGGGTTCCGGCAGCGGCTTGATGAGCTGGGTGGGCAGCACGACGTCGAAATCTTCGACGTTCCCGGCGCATTCGAGATGCCGCTGCTGGCGCAGAAACTGGCGGAAACCGGGGAATATGCGGCGATTGCCGCAGCGGCTCTGGTGGTCGATGGCGGTATCTATCGCCATGATTTCGTCGCTCAGGCGGTTGTCAGCGGGCTGATGGAAGCCGGGCTGAAGACCGGGGTGCCGGTTCTGTCCGTATCGCTGACCCCGCATCACTTCCAGCCGATCGCCGAGCATATCGGATTTTTCCGCGAACATTTCATCCGCAAGGGCCGCGAGGCTGCGGATGCGGCGGTCGGCATCGTCTCAGCGCATGAAGCGATCAGGCCTGTCACCGCGCCCAGATCGGCGGCCTGA
- a CDS encoding MFS transporter → MTHAAPTTSDTPERTAWLILSGISLCHLINDVMQSLLAANYPLFKAEFGLDFWQIGLLTFAFTGTASLLQPAIGALTDRRPMPMSLPLGMSSTLLGLVAISQAGSYAVMFLGAMLIGVGSAVFHPESSRVARLASGGRYGTAQSFFQVGGNVGTALGPLLGAFIVVPNGRGSILWFTLLAALGIAILTRVSAWYAAYMRDTTRRRRPAMQHGLSAGRVRMAIIVLALLTLTKSIYTASFTSYYTFYAIEKFGLTEQQSQLMLFLFLGAMALGVMLGGPLGDRFRPLTVIWISILGVLPFSLLLPHVGLAATGVLTVVIGIVIASAFPAIVVFAQELVPGRVGLIAGVFFGFTFGMGGIAAAILGVIADARGVEYIYGICAWLPLMGLLTIFLPRGAIASAQ, encoded by the coding sequence ATGACACACGCCGCACCCACCACATCAGATACGCCTGAGCGCACCGCCTGGCTGATCCTTTCCGGGATCAGCCTGTGCCATCTGATCAACGATGTGATGCAATCCCTGCTTGCGGCGAATTATCCGCTGTTCAAGGCAGAGTTCGGGCTGGATTTCTGGCAGATCGGCCTGCTGACCTTCGCCTTCACCGGCACCGCATCGCTGCTTCAGCCCGCGATCGGCGCGCTGACCGACCGGCGGCCTATGCCGATGTCACTGCCGCTCGGGATGAGCTCGACCTTGCTCGGTCTTGTCGCCATCTCGCAGGCGGGCAGCTATGCGGTGATGTTCCTCGGGGCGATGCTGATCGGAGTCGGCTCGGCGGTATTTCACCCCGAATCCAGCCGGGTGGCGCGGCTGGCCTCGGGCGGGCGCTACGGCACCGCGCAGTCCTTCTTTCAGGTCGGAGGAAATGTCGGCACCGCTCTCGGCCCGCTTCTGGGTGCGTTTATCGTCGTGCCGAACGGTCGCGGCTCGATCCTGTGGTTTACCCTGCTTGCGGCATTGGGCATTGCCATCCTGACAAGGGTCAGCGCGTGGTATGCCGCCTATATGCGCGACACGACCCGCCGCCGCCGTCCGGCGATGCAGCATGGCCTGTCGGCGGGACGGGTGCGTATGGCGATTATCGTGCTGGCGCTGCTGACCCTGACGAAAAGTATCTATACAGCCTCGTTCACCAGCTATTACACCTTCTACGCCATAGAAAAATTCGGCCTGACCGAGCAGCAATCGCAGCTCATGTTGTTCCTTTTCCTCGGAGCGATGGCGCTTGGGGTGATGCTCGGTGGCCCGCTCGGAGACCGGTTCCGCCCCCTGACCGTGATCTGGATCTCGATCCTCGGCGTATTGCCGTTTTCGCTGCTGCTGCCGCATGTCGGGCTGGCCGCAACCGGGGTGCTGACCGTCGTGATCGGCATCGTCATCGCGTCGGCCTTCCCCGCCATCGTGGTCTTCGCGCAAGAACTCGTCCCGGGCCGCGTCGGGCTGATCGCCGGAGTGTTCTTCGGCTTCACCTTCGGCATGGGCGGGATCGCCGCCGCGATTCTTGGCGTGATCGCCGATGCGCGGGGGGTCGAGTATATTTACGGCATCTGTGCCTGGCTGCCGCTGATGGGGCTGCTGACCATATTCCTGCCGCGCGGCGCTATCGCGTCAGCGCAATAG
- a CDS encoding TRAP transporter substrate-binding protein — protein sequence MIREFTLTAAVLAGSTAMGQAAEIRLGYALSENSHYGAGAMAFEETLTQELGDAFTVRQFPNSGLGGEREVIEGMQIGTIDATIASSGTLSNFVPEVGVFDIPFLLRDLDHARTVLDGEIGDQMLAKFDDVGLHALAWGEQGFRHITNSRGPISTPEDLAGLKIRTMENPVHLKAFEALGAAPTPMAWPEVIPALQQGAIDGQENPLSVIVSANLDEVQKYASLDGHVYSPAIILVSQQLWDGLDDDQKAAFDTAADAAVAAMRDYVDNVEAEGVATLRERGMEVNILDAEQKQAFQDGLADVYTEYEAEFGKELMDSIIATQ from the coding sequence ATGATCAGAGAATTCACCCTCACAGCGGCAGTGCTTGCGGGATCGACGGCAATGGGGCAGGCAGCCGAAATCCGGCTCGGCTATGCGCTGTCCGAAAACAGCCATTACGGCGCAGGCGCGATGGCCTTCGAGGAAACGCTGACGCAGGAACTCGGCGACGCCTTCACCGTCAGGCAGTTCCCGAATTCGGGTCTCGGCGGTGAGCGCGAGGTGATCGAGGGGATGCAGATCGGCACGATCGACGCCACCATCGCAAGCTCGGGCACGCTGTCCAATTTCGTGCCGGAAGTGGGCGTCTTCGACATTCCCTTCCTGCTGCGCGATCTGGACCATGCAAGAACCGTGCTTGACGGCGAAATCGGCGATCAGATGCTGGCGAAGTTCGACGATGTCGGGCTGCATGCGCTTGCCTGGGGCGAACAGGGTTTCCGCCATATCACCAATAGTCGCGGCCCTATCTCAACGCCCGAGGATCTTGCGGGACTCAAGATCAGGACGATGGAAAACCCGGTCCATCTGAAGGCCTTCGAGGCGCTTGGCGCGGCTCCGACCCCGATGGCCTGGCCGGAAGTGATCCCGGCCCTGCAGCAAGGCGCGATTGACGGGCAGGAAAACCCGCTTTCGGTGATCGTCTCGGCCAATCTGGATGAGGTCCAGAAATATGCCTCTCTGGACGGACATGTCTATTCGCCGGCGATCATTCTGGTGTCGCAGCAGCTTTGGGACGGGCTGGACGATGACCAGAAAGCGGCATTCGATACCGCAGCGGATGCGGCGGTCGCGGCGATGCGGGATTATGTCGACAATGTCGAAGCCGAGGGTGTCGCAACGCTGCGCGAGCGCGGCATGGAGGTGAATATCCTCGATGCCGAGCAGAAACAGGCGTTTCAGGACGGGCTGGCCGATGTTTACACCGAATATGAGGCAGAATTCGGCAAAGAGCTGATGGACAGCATCATCGCCACGCAATAA
- a CDS encoding DsbA family protein has product MTDHAYSGQTPNRRRIILSAIAASGIAFARPGTLQAQQPHPNPMPEELRRVIERNPALPVLGNPEGNITLTEFFDYNCQFCRANMRDVQRLIGEDPQLRVVFREWPVFGDGSFFAAKASLASLQQQKYWQFHEALMQMNARAEEATVMRAARNVGLDTDRLRADMEKRAILDQIYETMDLADTMALTGTPTFIAGHEAVFGRLGLDDLRKLVADAREDLL; this is encoded by the coding sequence ATGACCGACCACGCCTATTCCGGGCAGACGCCGAACCGGAGAAGGATAATCCTGTCCGCCATCGCGGCTTCCGGCATCGCCTTTGCCCGGCCGGGCACGTTGCAGGCACAGCAGCCGCATCCGAACCCCATGCCGGAAGAGCTGCGCCGCGTGATCGAGCGCAACCCCGCCCTTCCGGTTCTGGGTAATCCCGAGGGCAATATCACCCTGACCGAATTCTTCGACTATAATTGCCAGTTCTGCCGCGCGAATATGCGCGACGTGCAGCGGCTGATCGGAGAAGACCCGCAACTGCGCGTGGTGTTCCGGGAATGGCCGGTCTTCGGCGATGGCTCTTTCTTCGCCGCGAAAGCCTCTCTGGCCTCGCTTCAGCAGCAGAAATACTGGCAGTTCCACGAAGCACTGATGCAGATGAATGCGCGGGCCGAGGAGGCGACAGTGATGCGGGCGGCCCGTAATGTCGGACTGGATACTGACAGGCTGCGAGCGGATATGGAAAAGCGGGCGATCCTCGACCAGATCTATGAGACGATGGATCTGGCCGATACGATGGCCCTGACCGGGACGCCGACCTTCATCGCCGGGCATGAGGCCGTGTTCGGCAGGCTGGGGCTGGACGATCTGCGCAAGCTGGTGGCGGATGCACGCGAGGACCTTCTGTAA
- a CDS encoding GntP family permease yields MNEIEPVYGTGMLLTIAVGAVLLLLLLIMRFRLHAFVSLVLVSLLTALVAGVPFSEVVPTLMSGFGSTLASVALLVGFGAMIGSMLEISGGAQVLADRLIAVFGEKRAPFALGVASLMFGFPIFFDAGLVVMLPIIFSVALRFGGSVLTYAFPAAGAFAVMHAFVPPHPGPVAAGDLLGADLGLLLVVGLIVAIPTWYLGSYLFALWAGKRFTIPVPELLGGGASGQKEPVGTPPEFSRVMMVLLLPLVLIFLNTGLNTLATAGTISGDALWVQVLRMLGQTPVALLITVIASIFLVGQGRDPDAIQRIMDRSLAPICAIILVTGAGGMFGGVLRASGIGEALADTLEGMGMPLIVAAFVIATALRVAQGSATVALITTAGLLAPTVEATAGLSALDRCFLVIAIASGATVLSHFNDSGFWLVGRFLNMDEKTTLRTWTVMETLLGTIGFLIVLVGWWLL; encoded by the coding sequence ATGAACGAGATAGAGCCTGTCTACGGCACCGGGATGCTGTTGACGATCGCGGTCGGAGCCGTGCTTCTGCTGCTTCTGCTTATCATGCGCTTCCGCCTGCATGCCTTTGTGTCCCTTGTTCTGGTCAGCCTGCTGACGGCGCTTGTCGCCGGAGTGCCGTTCAGCGAGGTCGTGCCAACCCTGATGAGCGGTTTCGGCAGCACACTCGCCTCGGTCGCGCTTCTGGTCGGGTTCGGCGCGATGATCGGCAGTATGCTGGAGATTTCGGGCGGGGCGCAGGTCCTGGCGGACCGGCTGATCGCCGTCTTTGGGGAAAAACGTGCGCCCTTTGCGCTTGGCGTGGCGTCGCTGATGTTCGGCTTCCCGATCTTCTTCGATGCCGGGCTTGTCGTGATGCTGCCGATCATCTTCAGCGTCGCCCTGCGCTTCGGCGGCTCGGTCCTGACCTATGCCTTCCCGGCGGCCGGTGCGTTTGCTGTGATGCATGCCTTTGTGCCGCCCCATCCCGGCCCGGTCGCGGCAGGCGACCTGCTGGGGGCGGATCTTGGCCTTCTGCTGGTTGTCGGCCTGATCGTGGCGATCCCGACATGGTATCTGGGCAGCTATCTGTTCGCCCTCTGGGCCGGTAAGCGCTTCACGATCCCGGTTCCCGAATTGCTGGGGGGCGGTGCCTCGGGCCAGAAAGAACCCGTCGGGACTCCGCCGGAATTCAGCCGGGTGATGATGGTGCTTCTGCTGCCGCTGGTACTGATCTTCCTGAATACCGGGCTGAACACGCTGGCCACCGCCGGCACGATCAGCGGCGATGCGCTCTGGGTGCAGGTGCTGAGGATGCTCGGGCAGACCCCGGTCGCGCTGCTGATCACCGTGATCGCCTCGATCTTTCTGGTCGGGCAGGGCCGCGATCCCGATGCGATCCAGCGGATCATGGACCGCTCGCTTGCGCCGATCTGCGCGATCATTCTGGTCACCGGAGCGGGCGGGATGTTCGGCGGCGTCCTTCGTGCCAGCGGCATCGGCGAGGCACTTGCCGACACGCTGGAAGGCATGGGCATGCCGCTGATCGTCGCCGCCTTCGTCATCGCAACCGCGCTGCGCGTCGCGCAAGGTTCGGCCACGGTGGCGCTGATCACCACGGCGGGTCTGCTGGCCCCGACGGTCGAGGCGACGGCGGGTCTGTCCGCGCTGGACCGCTGCTTCCTTGTCATCGCCATCGCCAGCGGCGCCACGGTTCTCAGCCATTTCAACGATTCCGGCTTCTGGCTTGTTGGCCGCTTCCTGAACATGGATGAGAAAACCACCCTGCGCACATGGACAGTGATGGAGACCCTGCTGGGAACGATCGGCTTCCTGATCGTGCTGGTCGGATGGTGGCTGCTATGA
- a CDS encoding gluconokinase — MSRSVQHIVVMGVSGAGKSTTGEALAARLGWPYIEGDSFHPKENVEKMHSGIPLTDEDRKPWLEALAAEIARNETRGQSSVLGCSSLKRSYRDILRSGAPQVRFLHVHGTHQILSDRLSHREGHFFPPELLNSQLETLEMLGQDEDGYVIDMALSVEAQVDEAIRVMNLP, encoded by the coding sequence ATGAGCAGGTCTGTGCAACATATCGTGGTGATGGGTGTCTCGGGCGCGGGCAAATCCACCACCGGAGAGGCCCTCGCCGCAAGGCTCGGCTGGCCCTATATCGAGGGCGACAGTTTCCATCCGAAGGAAAATGTCGAGAAGATGCATTCCGGCATCCCCCTGACCGATGAGGACCGCAAGCCCTGGCTTGAGGCCCTGGCTGCCGAGATCGCCCGCAATGAAACGCGCGGGCAAAGTTCGGTTTTGGGCTGTTCCTCGCTGAAACGCAGCTATCGCGATATCCTGCGCAGCGGTGCTCCGCAGGTGCGGTTCCTGCATGTGCACGGCACCCACCAGATCCTCAGCGACCGTCTCTCACATCGCGAGGGCCATTTCTTCCCACCGGAACTGCTGAACTCCCAGCTTGAGACGCTTGAGATGCTGGGACAGGATGAGGACGGTTATGTCATCGACATGGCGCTGTCGGTCGAAGCGCAGGTCGATGAGGCGATCCGGGTGATGAATCTGCCGTGA
- a CDS encoding endonuclease/exonuclease/phosphatase family protein, producing the protein MPQTKIATFNIEWMYSIFGGEWTTRDGTIPDSFPGKRLGTIELEPIEDVRALCERIAGVIKEIDAKIIAVQEGPPRKDQMELFVAQFLGGEYEVHTSNSRSQTLHFLVHESIAEHVTSFDAKGPETRLLRSAIYFYPWGMIREAERKSHRFHRTPLVLTFAPADGKKLRIINAHTKSKFSKLKRPEQWLLRDEEAIVDALLARQKLSAEIMRLRDFAVNDLVALSDAPDATIILGDFNDGAYAELMEREFLIHNIVDELVGSFLEPNTYFEHAMTPSVIAEASTVTFPDPLEGGRLVDELIDHVVVSPSIWQAKKPFKLEAGSCKVETRVYERFDDTGRIRKRGDRPSDHRPVSFVIEY; encoded by the coding sequence ATGCCTCAGACCAAGATTGCGACGTTCAACATTGAGTGGATGTATTCCATCTTCGGAGGTGAGTGGACGACACGGGACGGCACGATCCCCGACTCTTTTCCGGGCAAGCGGCTTGGAACAATCGAGCTTGAGCCGATTGAAGATGTTCGTGCTCTTTGTGAACGCATAGCCGGAGTCATCAAAGAGATCGACGCGAAGATTATCGCGGTTCAGGAAGGCCCGCCCCGCAAGGACCAGATGGAGCTTTTCGTGGCTCAGTTTCTCGGTGGCGAATATGAGGTCCATACATCCAACTCACGCTCGCAGACCCTGCACTTTCTTGTGCATGAAAGCATCGCTGAACATGTCACATCCTTCGATGCCAAGGGGCCGGAAACCAGGCTTCTGCGAAGTGCGATTTATTTTTACCCTTGGGGGATGATCCGCGAGGCAGAGCGGAAGTCGCATAGATTTCATCGCACGCCACTTGTGCTTACCTTCGCCCCCGCGGATGGAAAGAAATTGCGGATCATCAATGCCCATACGAAATCAAAATTTTCAAAGCTGAAGAGACCGGAACAGTGGCTTCTGAGGGATGAGGAGGCGATCGTCGATGCGCTTCTCGCAAGGCAAAAACTCTCTGCGGAGATCATGCGCCTTCGGGACTTTGCCGTGAATGATCTTGTGGCGCTATCGGATGCGCCGGACGCAACGATCATACTCGGTGATTTCAACGATGGTGCCTATGCCGAGCTGATGGAGCGGGAATTTCTCATCCATAATATCGTAGATGAACTTGTCGGCTCTTTTCTTGAGCCGAATACCTATTTTGAGCACGCAATGACTCCCAGCGTGATTGCCGAAGCAAGCACGGTGACATTCCCGGACCCTCTGGAAGGCGGAAGGTTGGTGGATGAGCTGATTGATCATGTCGTCGTTTCGCCCTCGATCTGGCAGGCGAAGAAACCCTTCAAGCTGGAGGCAGGATCATGCAAGGTCGAAACACGGGTCTATGAACGCTTTGACGATACGGGCCGGATTCGTAAACGCGGTGATCGTCCCAGTGATCACAGGCCGGTTTCCTTTGTGATCGAATACTGA
- the glnA gene encoding type I glutamate--ammonia ligase, whose amino-acid sequence MKVEDVIKLMKDEEVEYVDVRFTDPKGKLQHVTLINDEVDEDFFEEGFMFDGSSIAGWKSIDQSDMKLMPDPSSVYIDPFYAEKTLCVHCNVVEPDTGEPYARDPRGTAVKAEAYLRSTGIGDVSYWGPEAEFFLFDDVRYSVTPQKVAYEIDAADAAWNTDAEYEMGNQAHRAGHKGGYFPVNPIDAGQDIRGEMLSTMKRIGMTVDKHHHEVASAQHELGLVFGTLSAQADNLQKYKYVIHNVAHAYGKSATFMPKPMKGDNGSGMHVNMSIWKDGKPIFAGDKYADLSQEALWFIGGILKHAKALNALTNPSTNSYKRLIPGFEAPVLRAYSARNRSGCVRIPWTESPKAKRVEARFPDPSANPYLCFAALLMAGLDGIKNKIDPGPASDKDLYDLPPEELAEIPTVCGSLREALEELEKDMDFLLQGDVFTRDQLEGYMALKWEEVYAYEHTPHPVEYQMYYSC is encoded by the coding sequence ATGAAAGTCGAAGACGTCATCAAGTTGATGAAGGATGAAGAGGTCGAATATGTCGATGTCCGCTTCACCGACCCCAAGGGCAAGCTCCAGCATGTCACGCTGATCAACGATGAGGTCGACGAAGACTTCTTCGAGGAAGGTTTCATGTTCGACGGCTCGTCCATCGCCGGCTGGAAGTCGATCGACCAGTCCGACATGAAGCTGATGCCCGACCCGTCCTCGGTCTATATCGACCCGTTCTATGCCGAAAAAACGCTGTGCGTGCATTGCAACGTGGTCGAACCCGACACCGGCGAACCCTATGCCCGCGACCCGCGCGGCACCGCCGTCAAGGCCGAAGCCTATCTACGGTCTACCGGGATCGGCGATGTGTCCTATTGGGGCCCGGAGGCCGAATTCTTCCTGTTCGACGACGTCCGCTATTCGGTCACGCCGCAGAAAGTGGCGTATGAGATCGACGCCGCAGACGCCGCATGGAACACCGACGCCGAATATGAAATGGGCAACCAGGCCCACCGCGCCGGTCACAAGGGCGGCTATTTCCCGGTCAACCCGATCGACGCCGGTCAGGACATCCGCGGCGAGATGCTGTCGACCATGAAGCGTATCGGCATGACCGTCGACAAGCACCACCATGAGGTGGCAAGCGCCCAGCACGAGCTGGGGCTGGTCTTCGGCACGCTGTCGGCGCAGGCTGACAATCTGCAGAAATACAAATACGTGATCCACAACGTCGCACATGCCTATGGCAAATCCGCGACCTTCATGCCCAAGCCGATGAAGGGCGATAACGGCTCTGGCATGCACGTCAACATGTCGATCTGGAAGGACGGCAAGCCGATCTTTGCAGGCGACAAATATGCTGATCTCAGCCAGGAAGCGCTGTGGTTCATTGGCGGCATCCTGAAACATGCCAAGGCTTTGAACGCGCTGACCAACCCGTCAACCAACAGCTATAAGCGGCTGATTCCGGGCTTTGAGGCACCGGTGCTGCGGGCCTATTCGGCGCGCAACCGCTCTGGCTGCGTGCGGATCCCGTGGACCGAAAGCCCGAAAGCCAAACGTGTCGAGGCCCGCTTCCCCGACCCGTCGGCGAACCCGTATCTGTGCTTTGCCGCGCTGCTGATGGCCGGTCTCGACGGGATCAAGAACAAGATCGACCCCGGCCCGGCATCCGACAAGGATCTGTACGACCTGCCCCCGGAAGAGCTGGCAGAGATCCCGACCGTCTGCGGTTCTCTGCGCGAAGCCCTTGAAGAGCTTGAGAAAGACATGGACTTCCTGCTTCAGGGCGACGTCTTCACCCGCGACCAGCTTGAGGGCTACATGGCGCTGAAATGGGAAGAGGTCTACGCCTACGAACACACCCCGCATCCGGTCGAGTACCAGATGTATTACTCCTGCTGA
- a CDS encoding P-II family nitrogen regulator, translated as MKKIEAIIKPFKLDDVKEALQEVGVQGLTVTEVKGFGRQKGHTELYRGAEYVVDFLPKIKIEMILPDDQIDSAVEAIISAARTEKIGDGKIFVSPVDQAIRIRTGETGDDAV; from the coding sequence ATGAAGAAGATCGAAGCGATCATCAAGCCCTTCAAGCTGGACGACGTGAAGGAAGCCCTTCAGGAGGTTGGCGTTCAGGGTCTGACAGTCACTGAAGTCAAGGGTTTCGGCCGTCAGAAAGGCCATACAGAGCTGTATCGCGGGGCGGAATATGTCGTGGATTTCCTGCCCAAGATCAAGATCGAGATGATCCTGCCCGACGACCAGATCGACTCGGCTGTCGAGGCGATCATATCGGCTGCGCGGACCGAAAAGATCGGCGACGGCAAGATTTTCGTGTCCCCCGTCGATCAGGCGATCCGCATCCGCACCGGCGAGACCGGCGACGACGCGGTCTGA
- a CDS encoding nuclear transport factor 2 family protein: MTHDQIVRSFWAAMDGNDYQAVADRFLSPGFIALWPLTGEVIEGRDAFAAVNAGFPGQGDWRFEEISLVGQNDRIATDIRVTNAPLNITARVLTFHELEGDFILRQTEFWPDPYPIPDWRSGMLRVDNDLARW, translated from the coding sequence ATGACGCATGATCAGATCGTCCGCAGTTTCTGGGCTGCGATGGATGGCAATGATTATCAGGCCGTCGCAGACAGGTTTCTGTCGCCCGGTTTCATTGCGCTCTGGCCCCTGACCGGTGAGGTCATCGAAGGCCGCGACGCATTCGCAGCCGTCAATGCAGGTTTCCCCGGTCAGGGCGACTGGCGCTTCGAGGAGATCTCTCTGGTCGGGCAGAATGACCGCATCGCCACGGATATTCGCGTGACCAATGCGCCCCTGAACATCACCGCCCGCGTCCTGACCTTTCATGAGTTGGAGGGCGATTTCATCCTGCGTCAGACGGAATTTTGGCCCGATCCCTATCCTATCCCGGACTGGCGAAGCGGGATGTTGCGCGTGGATAATGACCTTGCACGATGGTAG